In the Candidatus Electrothrix sp. GW3-4 genome, one interval contains:
- a CDS encoding HAD-IA family hydrolase, protein MAYREMIFDFDGTIADSFSSFLAVWNRIATECRFRVVAPEEIEFFRDKKSQDVVRALDIPLPKLPFVLQRVRKEFRRMMAEIPLVPGIKETLIGLQAQGIQLGLLTSNASENVQAFLKLNEVECFDLFSTSSGLWGKARRIEKMLRTYGLDRNQVLYIGDESRDIEAAHKAGVRVAAVTWGYNNAEALKRFSPDYLIERPEELLLLPEFV, encoded by the coding sequence ATGGCGTACCGGGAAATGATTTTCGATTTTGATGGCACCATTGCAGATTCCTTTAGCAGCTTTTTGGCTGTCTGGAACAGGATAGCAACAGAATGCAGGTTTAGGGTGGTTGCGCCTGAGGAGATCGAGTTCTTTCGCGACAAGAAATCCCAGGACGTGGTTCGAGCCCTGGATATCCCTCTCCCGAAGCTTCCTTTTGTTCTCCAACGTGTCAGAAAGGAGTTCAGAAGAATGATGGCGGAAATCCCCCTGGTGCCCGGTATAAAGGAAACCTTGATTGGACTCCAGGCGCAGGGAATTCAACTCGGCCTGCTCACCTCCAATGCCTCCGAGAATGTCCAGGCCTTTCTCAAGCTGAACGAGGTGGAATGTTTTGATCTTTTTTCCACCTCTTCGGGCCTTTGGGGCAAGGCGAGGCGTATCGAGAAGATGCTTAGAACATACGGCTTGGACCGCAATCAAGTGCTCTATATTGGTGACGAAAGCAGGGATATTGAGGCCGCGCATAAGGCGGGGGTGCGGGTGGCTGCGGTTACCTGGGGCTATAATAACGCTGAGGCCCTGAAACGTTTCTCACCGGATTATCTCATAGAACGTCCAGAGGAACTTTTGCTCTTGCCTGAATTCGTATAA
- a CDS encoding class I SAM-dependent DNA methyltransferase produces MITGELKSKVDSIWDTMWSGGISNPLTVIEQLTYLLFIKRLDELHILAEHKANRLDKPIEQPIFSKDQEQLRWSRFKETAPEQMFLTVKDEVFPFIKTLGNGETSAEEKENRQEESPSHLVQVAESDVAYKHAYQEESVAEEDKTEKEVWKKDSTDSTYAHHMRDALFMIPTPRVLANVVDQLAGIEMADTDTKGDLYEYMLGKIASAGQNGQFRTPRHIIRLMVDMCAPTPRDLICDPACGTAGFLIAASEYLQQHHSSEIYQSEASRRRFNQLDEEKYSLLLANPPFAGSLDYESIAKDLQQVVKTKKTELLFLALFLRLLRTGGRAAVIVPDGVLFGSSKAHKTLRKILVEEQKLDAIISMPSGVFKPYAGVSTTILFFTKTNSGGTDQVWFYDMRSDGFSLDDKRSPQPDKSNLPDILARWQDFQAGCTAEAKRKRTEQSFLVPKEEIAGNDYDLSINRYKEVVYEAVEYDPPGVILGRLAALEQEIAAGRVALEGLLGEKAIHA; encoded by the coding sequence ATGATCACCGGAGAACTTAAATCCAAGGTGGACAGCATCTGGGACACCATGTGGTCTGGCGGCATATCCAACCCGCTCACAGTTATTGAGCAGCTGACCTACCTGCTCTTTATCAAGCGGCTCGACGAGCTGCACATCTTGGCTGAGCACAAGGCCAACCGCCTGGATAAGCCCATTGAACAACCGATCTTCAGCAAGGATCAGGAGCAACTACGTTGGTCCCGTTTTAAGGAAACAGCGCCTGAGCAGATGTTCCTTACGGTCAAGGATGAAGTTTTTCCCTTTATCAAGACCCTGGGCAACGGAGAGACCAGCGCAGAGGAGAAAGAAAACCGTCAGGAAGAATCGCCAAGTCACCTCGTTCAGGTTGCTGAAAGCGATGTTGCGTATAAACATGCGTATCAAGAGGAGAGCGTGGCAGAGGAGGACAAGACAGAGAAAGAGGTCTGGAAAAAAGACTCCACAGACTCCACCTATGCCCATCATATGCGGGATGCCCTGTTCATGATCCCCACCCCACGGGTGCTGGCCAATGTGGTGGATCAGCTGGCAGGCATTGAGATGGCAGATACCGACACCAAGGGTGATCTTTACGAGTACATGCTGGGCAAGATTGCCTCGGCAGGCCAGAACGGCCAGTTCCGCACCCCGCGCCACATCATCCGCCTGATGGTGGACATGTGCGCGCCCACGCCCAGGGATCTGATCTGCGATCCGGCCTGCGGTACAGCGGGTTTCCTGATTGCGGCCTCAGAATATCTCCAGCAGCACCACAGCAGCGAGATCTATCAGAGCGAGGCGAGCCGCCGCCGCTTTAATCAGCTGGATGAGGAGAAGTACTCCCTGCTCCTGGCCAATCCGCCCTTTGCAGGCAGTCTGGATTACGAGTCCATTGCCAAGGATCTGCAACAGGTGGTCAAGACCAAGAAGACCGAGCTGCTCTTTCTGGCCCTGTTTCTCCGTCTGCTGCGGACCGGCGGTCGAGCTGCGGTCATTGTCCCGGACGGGGTTCTGTTCGGATCAAGCAAGGCCCATAAGACGTTGCGCAAGATCTTGGTGGAGGAGCAGAAGCTGGACGCGATCATCTCCATGCCCTCGGGGGTGTTCAAGCCCTATGCCGGGGTGTCCACGACCATCCTCTTTTTCACCAAGACCAACTCTGGGGGCACGGATCAGGTTTGGTTTTACGACATGCGCTCGGATGGCTTTTCTTTGGATGATAAACGGAGCCCGCAACCGGACAAGAGCAATCTGCCGGATATCCTCGCTCGCTGGCAGGATTTTCAGGCAGGGTGTACGGCTGAGGCAAAACGCAAGCGTACTGAGCAGAGCTTTCTGGTGCCCAAGGAAGAGATTGCTGGTAATGATTATGATCTGTCCATCAACCGTTATAAGGAAGTGGTCTACGAGGCCGTGGAATATGATCCGCCGGGGGTTATTCTGGGGCGGTTGGCTGCGCTGGAGCAGGAGATTGCGGCTGGGCGGGTTGCGCTGGAGGGGTTGTTGGGAGAAAAGGCTATACACGCGTAG
- a CDS encoding restriction endonuclease subunit S — protein MKVEIVGEGGGSIRDAEMTWVDKKLGELAKICTGKLDANASSENGKYPFFTCARQPLRINSYSYDGECVLVAGNGDLNVKYYEGKFDAYQRTYIIKVRPELRDSLSLGYVYHFLETYLETLRKQSIGGIIKYIKLGNLTKAPIPLPPISEQKRIAKILNAADALRAKRREALAQLDTLLQSTFLNMFGDPVANPMGWKMGRLADIVERLDGGKNVAQSETKTDYRVLKVSAVTYGVYRPEESKYLPADFNVPESYIVKSGDLLISRANTTELIGATAYVWETPERIALPDKIWKFIWKNDAQIEPLFIYHLSQHIEFRRILASRASGTSGSMKNIAKSKLLSLPVPLPPLPLQHRFATIVKSVEQQKSRMKTHLTELDTLFAALQQRAFNGDL, from the coding sequence GTGAAGGTTGAAATAGTGGGTGAAGGTGGTGGTAGCATTAGAGATGCTGAGATGACGTGGGTTGATAAAAAACTTGGCGAGCTTGCAAAAATTTGCACCGGCAAACTCGACGCGAACGCAAGCTCGGAGAATGGCAAATATCCTTTTTTTACATGCGCACGACAACCTCTGCGAATCAACAGTTACAGCTATGACGGTGAATGCGTACTTGTCGCAGGAAATGGAGATTTAAACGTCAAATATTATGAAGGTAAATTCGATGCGTATCAGCGAACCTACATTATTAAGGTCCGCCCGGAGTTAAGAGATTCGCTTTCTCTTGGTTACGTATATCATTTTCTTGAAACATATCTTGAGACACTCAGAAAGCAAAGCATTGGTGGGATCATAAAATACATCAAGCTTGGAAATTTAACTAAAGCTCCAATCCCCCTCCCGCCCATATCCGAGCAAAAACGCATTGCAAAAATCCTGAATGCAGCAGACGCCCTACGGGCCAAACGCCGAGAAGCCCTCGCCCAACTCGACACCCTCCTGCAATCCACCTTCCTGAATATGTTCGGCGATCCGGTCGCCAATCCGATGGGGTGGAAAATGGGGCGTTTGGCAGATATTGTCGAGCGTCTCGATGGTGGCAAAAATGTTGCCCAATCTGAAACGAAAACTGACTATCGCGTCCTTAAGGTCAGTGCAGTGACATACGGAGTATATCGACCCGAAGAAAGCAAATACCTTCCCGCTGATTTCAACGTTCCAGAATCCTACATCGTTAAAAGTGGCGATCTGTTGATCAGTCGAGCAAATACCACCGAGCTGATAGGGGCGACGGCTTATGTCTGGGAAACACCGGAAAGAATCGCACTTCCCGATAAAATCTGGAAGTTCATCTGGAAAAATGATGCCCAAATCGAACCGTTGTTTATTTATCATCTGTCTCAACATATCGAGTTCCGCCGCATCCTTGCTAGCCGTGCCTCGGGAACTAGCGGTTCCATGAAGAATATCGCGAAATCAAAGCTTCTTAGCTTGCCAGTTCCCCTCCCACCCCTCCCTCTCCAACACCGCTTCGCCACCATAGTAAAATCCGTAGAACAACAAAAGTCCCGGATGAAAACTCACCTGACCGAACTGGACACCCTGTTCGCAGCCCTCCAACAACGAGCCTTTAACGGAGACCTCTAA
- the nifJ gene encoding pyruvate:ferredoxin (flavodoxin) oxidoreductase, translating to MSRKMVTIDGNQACTHVAYATSEVITIYPITPSSPMAAEADAKATAGQKNIWGSIPVISQMQSEGGVAGSLHGSLATGALCTTFTASQGLLLMLPNMYKLAGELTPTVFHVTARSLACQGLSIFGDHGDVMSARQTGWAQLCSQNVQEAQDMALISTQSTLASRIPFLHFFDGFRTSHEIQKMEQLTNEDMQEMIDEKLISEHRARALTPDRPSMSGTAQNPDVYFTGRETVNKYYEAIPGIVQETMDKFAALTGRQYHLFDYYGAPDATDVVVIMGSGAETVAATIDHLVADDRKVGMVIVRLFRPFDMKAMVNALPSSVERITVLDRCKEPGAPGDPLYLDVRAAIGEAAEANPTMFMPLVLGGRYGLGSAEFSPAMVKAVYDNMASLAPKNKFCVGPNDDVTHASLSYDKSFNIEGNEVYRAMFYGLGSDGTVGANKNTIKIIGTETENSAQGYFVYDSKKSGSMTVSHLRFGENQVVAPYLISKASFIACHNFTFLDSYDMLANLEDGGTFLLTTTYDKDQVWNHLPAKVQQQLIDKKAKFYIIDAIKLGLAIGLGARINMIMQTAFFLISGILKKDEAIDAIKTAIKKTYGKKGDKIVNMNYEAVDAAVNNIVEVALSDKITGHELPPTVPAEAPEFVREITAKMIEGKGEEIKVSEMPADGRWPTATTQWEKRNIAVKVPEWDPETCIQCGRCSLVCPHGCIRIKVASAEDLKAAGASESFKTADANGKEFAGKKFTVQVSTADCAGCTLCSTACPARKKDADGNKTEESALTMITNNDEVLAESSANWKTFLALPEVDNSQINPATVKGSQLKRALFEFSGACAGCGETPYIKLVTQLFGDRMLVANATGCSSIYGGNLPSTPYAQRADGRGPAWSNSLFEDNAEYGLGMRQSVNKLGLQAAELLELAVEEGLVSRELADSLLDASQTTQDEIEAQRARVDELKAALAGSNNVIASRLVPVADYLVKKSVWCFGGDGWAYDIGYGGLDHVLASGENINVLVLDTEVYSNTGGQMSKSTPRAAVAQFAAGGKKMPKKDMGMIFSTYGNVYVARISLGANPQQVVKAINEAEAYDGPSIIIAYAHCINHGLNLAMGLEQQKKAVACGHWPLYRYNPQLEDEGKNPLTIDSKEPTIKFADYALNENRYRMLKLSNPDHFDELMEASQKDVDKSWKFLQGRFKALED from the coding sequence ATGTCGCGAAAAATGGTCACCATTGACGGCAACCAGGCATGCACCCATGTCGCCTACGCCACCAGTGAAGTAATCACCATCTACCCCATCACCCCTTCTTCACCGATGGCGGCTGAGGCAGATGCCAAGGCTACAGCGGGGCAGAAAAATATCTGGGGTTCTATACCGGTTATCTCTCAGATGCAGTCTGAAGGCGGTGTTGCAGGCTCTCTGCATGGCTCCTTGGCCACTGGCGCCCTCTGTACCACCTTTACCGCTTCGCAAGGGCTGCTGCTGATGCTGCCCAATATGTATAAACTGGCCGGTGAGCTGACCCCGACCGTTTTCCATGTCACAGCCCGTTCACTCGCCTGTCAGGGCTTGTCCATCTTCGGCGACCACGGTGACGTGATGAGTGCCCGCCAGACCGGCTGGGCCCAGCTCTGCTCGCAGAATGTCCAGGAAGCCCAGGACATGGCCCTGATCTCCACCCAGTCCACCCTGGCCTCCCGCATTCCCTTCCTCCATTTTTTTGACGGCTTCCGGACCTCTCATGAGATCCAGAAGATGGAGCAGCTGACCAACGAGGATATGCAGGAGATGATCGACGAGAAGCTGATCAGCGAACACCGTGCCCGTGCCCTGACCCCGGATCGGCCTTCCATGTCCGGTACAGCCCAGAATCCGGATGTCTACTTCACCGGTCGCGAGACCGTGAATAAGTACTACGAGGCGATTCCGGGTATTGTTCAGGAGACCATGGATAAATTCGCCGCCCTGACCGGTCGCCAGTACCATCTCTTTGATTATTACGGAGCACCTGATGCCACTGACGTGGTTGTCATCATGGGGTCCGGTGCCGAGACCGTGGCCGCCACCATTGATCACCTGGTGGCTGACGATCGCAAGGTGGGTATGGTTATTGTTCGCCTGTTCCGTCCCTTTGATATGAAGGCCATGGTTAACGCCCTGCCCTCTTCTGTTGAGCGCATCACGGTCCTGGATCGCTGCAAAGAGCCTGGTGCCCCAGGAGATCCCCTGTACCTGGATGTCCGCGCCGCTATTGGCGAGGCAGCTGAGGCCAATCCGACCATGTTCATGCCCCTGGTCCTGGGCGGTCGTTACGGCTTGGGTTCTGCGGAATTCAGCCCGGCTATGGTCAAGGCCGTGTACGACAACATGGCCTCTCTGGCCCCGAAAAACAAATTCTGCGTTGGCCCGAACGACGATGTGACCCACGCCTCCCTGAGCTACGATAAGTCCTTTAACATTGAGGGCAATGAGGTCTACCGGGCCATGTTCTACGGTCTGGGCTCTGACGGTACTGTTGGTGCGAACAAGAACACCATTAAGATCATCGGTACCGAGACAGAGAACTCTGCCCAGGGCTATTTTGTCTACGACTCCAAGAAGTCCGGCTCCATGACTGTTTCTCATCTCCGTTTTGGTGAGAACCAGGTGGTGGCCCCGTATCTGATCAGCAAGGCCAGCTTCATTGCCTGTCATAACTTCACCTTCCTGGACAGCTACGATATGCTGGCCAACCTGGAAGATGGCGGCACCTTTCTGCTCACCACCACCTATGATAAGGACCAGGTCTGGAATCATCTCCCGGCTAAGGTGCAGCAGCAGCTCATCGATAAAAAGGCCAAGTTCTACATCATTGATGCGATCAAGCTGGGTCTGGCCATTGGTCTGGGCGCCCGCATCAACATGATCATGCAGACCGCCTTTTTCCTGATCTCCGGTATCCTCAAGAAGGACGAGGCCATTGACGCGATCAAGACCGCGATCAAAAAGACCTACGGCAAGAAGGGTGATAAGATCGTCAACATGAACTACGAGGCCGTTGACGCGGCGGTGAACAATATCGTTGAGGTCGCCCTGTCCGATAAGATCACTGGCCATGAACTGCCTCCGACCGTACCTGCTGAGGCCCCTGAATTTGTCAGAGAGATCACCGCCAAGATGATCGAAGGTAAGGGTGAGGAGATCAAGGTCTCTGAGATGCCTGCTGACGGCCGCTGGCCCACCGCCACCACCCAATGGGAAAAACGGAACATCGCGGTTAAGGTACCGGAATGGGATCCTGAAACCTGTATCCAGTGCGGACGTTGCTCTCTGGTCTGCCCGCACGGTTGTATCCGGATCAAGGTCGCTTCAGCAGAAGATCTGAAAGCTGCTGGTGCAAGTGAAAGCTTTAAAACCGCAGATGCCAATGGCAAGGAGTTCGCTGGCAAGAAATTCACTGTTCAGGTCTCTACTGCTGACTGTGCAGGCTGTACCCTGTGCTCCACTGCCTGCCCGGCCCGGAAGAAAGATGCAGACGGCAACAAGACCGAAGAGTCTGCGCTGACGATGATCACCAATAATGACGAGGTATTGGCAGAATCATCGGCCAACTGGAAGACCTTCCTGGCCCTGCCTGAGGTAGACAACAGCCAGATCAACCCGGCAACCGTAAAGGGCAGCCAGCTGAAGCGGGCCCTGTTCGAGTTCTCCGGTGCCTGTGCAGGCTGTGGTGAGACCCCGTACATCAAACTGGTAACCCAGCTCTTTGGTGATCGGATGCTGGTGGCCAATGCCACTGGTTGCTCCTCCATCTACGGTGGTAACCTGCCCTCCACCCCGTATGCACAACGGGCCGATGGTCGCGGGCCTGCCTGGTCCAACTCCCTGTTCGAGGACAATGCCGAGTACGGCCTGGGTATGCGCCAGAGCGTAAACAAACTGGGCCTGCAGGCTGCTGAGCTGCTGGAGCTGGCTGTAGAAGAAGGTCTGGTCAGCAGAGAGCTGGCAGATTCTCTGCTCGACGCCAGCCAGACAACCCAGGACGAGATTGAGGCACAGCGCGCTCGGGTTGATGAGCTGAAGGCAGCTCTGGCCGGAAGCAATAATGTCATCGCCTCTCGTCTGGTGCCGGTTGCTGATTACCTGGTCAAGAAGTCTGTTTGGTGCTTTGGTGGCGACGGTTGGGCCTACGATATCGGTTACGGCGGACTAGATCATGTTCTGGCCTCTGGCGAGAACATCAATGTCCTGGTCCTCGACACCGAGGTCTACTCCAATACCGGTGGTCAGATGTCCAAATCCACCCCGCGGGCGGCAGTAGCCCAGTTCGCAGCTGGCGGTAAGAAGATGCCTAAGAAAGATATGGGTATGATCTTCTCCACCTACGGTAATGTTTACGTTGCTCGCATCTCTCTGGGTGCTAACCCGCAGCAGGTTGTTAAGGCCATCAACGAGGCTGAGGCCTATGACGGACCGTCCATCATCATCGCCTATGCCCACTGCATCAACCACGGCCTGAACCTGGCCATGGGTCTTGAGCAGCAGAAAAAGGCGGTTGCCTGTGGTCACTGGCCGCTCTATCGCTACAACCCGCAGCTGGAGGATGAGGGCAAGAACCCGCTAACCATCGACTCCAAAGAGCCGACCATCAAGTTTGCGGACTACGCCCTGAACGAGAACCGCTATCGGATGCTCAAGCTCTCCAACCCGGATCATTTTGACGAGCTGATGGAGGCCTCGCAGAAGGATGTAGACAAATCCTGGAAGTTCCTCCAGGGTCGTTTCAAGGCGCTTGAGGACTGA
- a CDS encoding helix-turn-helix domain-containing protein, whose amino-acid sequence MPTPKSPSIAVSEQQKEILSKIARQSTADFREVSRASLILEIEKGKPNSKIAKVMSCSIDKVKHWRYKWLANQDTLMQIETDPQNANQLEKSIREVLKDNPRPGAPVTYSSEQYCQILAVALEHPEESGRPISQWSSRELADECNKRGITSGISDRQVGRFLKRNRCETSS is encoded by the coding sequence ATGCCTACACCCAAATCGCCATCAATTGCTGTTTCCGAACAACAGAAAGAAATTTTGTCAAAAATAGCTCGACAATCAACAGCTGATTTTCGTGAGGTAAGTCGGGCTTCTTTAATATTGGAGATTGAGAAAGGAAAACCGAACTCAAAGATTGCAAAAGTCATGAGTTGCAGTATCGACAAGGTTAAACATTGGAGATACAAGTGGCTGGCCAACCAAGATACTTTAATGCAAATAGAGACTGATCCCCAAAATGCCAATCAGTTGGAAAAAAGTATTCGAGAAGTTTTAAAAGATAATCCGCGTCCGGGAGCACCAGTAACTTATTCTTCAGAACAATATTGTCAGATTTTAGCAGTTGCACTGGAGCATCCCGAAGAAAGCGGTCGTCCAATTTCTCAATGGAGCAGTAGGGAATTGGCGGATGAATGCAATAAGCGTGGGATAACCTCTGGAATTTCGGACCGTCAAGTGGGCCGATTTTTAAAAAGAAACCGATGTGAAACCTCATCATAG
- a CDS encoding transposase: MKPHHSRYWLNPNHDNEELFVLEVKDVCETYHEAPRKAVINGRRTISIDENTGIQALERKNPTKKIEPGKPERIEFEYIRHGTLSLIANFDVVTGEVVSPSIGDTRDEHDFCEHIRSLILSDPETREWVFVADQLNTHKSESLVKLVSELCEIKDNLGVKGKQGILKSMKSRAEFLRKKDHAIRFVYTPKHCSWLNQVEIWFGILTKKIIKRGNFTSKKDLRSKLLDFIDYFNATMAKPYKWTFNGLPLKA; encoded by the coding sequence GTGAAACCTCATCATAGTCGGTATTGGCTCAATCCCAATCATGACAATGAAGAACTGTTTGTTTTAGAAGTGAAAGATGTCTGTGAAACATACCACGAAGCTCCCCGAAAGGCGGTAATAAACGGCAGGCGAACCATCAGTATTGATGAAAATACCGGAATACAGGCTCTTGAGAGGAAAAATCCGACAAAAAAGATAGAGCCGGGAAAGCCGGAGCGGATTGAGTTTGAGTACATCAGGCACGGAACACTCTCGCTCATTGCAAACTTTGACGTAGTGACCGGTGAAGTCGTCTCTCCCAGCATAGGAGACACTCGGGACGAACATGATTTTTGCGAACATATTCGAAGCCTTATATTAAGCGATCCGGAAACTCGGGAGTGGGTCTTTGTGGCTGATCAGCTCAATACTCATAAGTCGGAATCACTTGTCAAGTTGGTCAGTGAATTATGCGAAATAAAAGATAATTTAGGCGTCAAAGGGAAACAAGGCATTTTGAAATCAATGAAAAGCAGAGCCGAATTTCTCAGGAAGAAAGACCATGCAATTCGCTTTGTTTATACCCCAAAACACTGTTCATGGCTCAATCAAGTAGAAATTTGGTTTGGTATTCTTACTAAGAAAATCATTAAAAGAGGTAATTTTACATCAAAAAAAGATCTCAGGAGTAAATTGCTCGACTTTATTGATTACTTTAATGCGACAATGGCAAAACCATACAAATGGACATTTAATGGGTTGCCGTTAAAAGCATAG